A segment of the Pseudobacteriovorax antillogorgiicola genome:
CATTGCGAATAAACCCAACCCGGTTGCCTCTAGCCGAGATCAAGACTCGGCCTCCTAACCTCATTAAGATTCTATGCACTGTAGAATTAGACTAAAAAAAATCTCTGATTGTCCGACAGAGGACCTAGAAACAGCCTGAGACAAGTTAAAGGAGTCTATCATGATCTCTCGCTTACTTCTGGTAATAGCATTCGCTTGGTCGTCCTCAAGCTTTGCTCAAGAAGGATTCATGCTTGATTTCAATGCCTTCTACTTCCAGAAAAAAGAGGAACGAAGCAATACAGCCGGTACCGAAACTATCGACTACGAAACAGAGTACTTGTTCTTAGGGCTAGGTATCTGTTATCGCACTGGGCCTTGGTGTTTTGGGGGGAAGTATCTGCGGGGAGAAATAGGCAATATCAACAATAATGGGATACTAGATGGGAATATCGAGCTAGAGGGTTTTGGTGCAAGCCTTGGCTATGTTGCGGATGGCTTTGTTGGTCAGGCCACATATTTGTTTGAGGCCGAAAAACGCTTTGGAGACAGCGGCATTGGTGGTAACACCAATACGGAGTATCCTGCAAAAGAAGCTCTTATGGTCGATTTGGGCTATGGCTTTAATATTGGTAGCACATTTTTTGGGCCAAATCTCAAATGGTTCCAATTTAAGTATGATAAGCGGACCGTCAACGGACAGTCGGAGAGCTTAGCAAGGACAGAAAAAGATGAGTACCTCTTGCCGATGTTCTCCATTTGGACCTTTTTCTAATGCCTAACTATTTAGTCGGCTTCATGGTTATGGATCGCTAAGAACAATATCACGCTTTTGCAGTAAATCATCACCCTGATCGTATGCCCATACTCGCCATTTCTGGCCCGCAGCGAGATCGAGTGCCTGCTCACCATAGAAGATTCTTCGCGTGCCACGATCAAGGAATTGCTCTAGCAGGAGTCGTTCTTGGCTGCAATCTGATTGAGTCGCTTCATCAATTTGGCAAAGTTCAACGGTTGCTACGTCCGTCGAGGTGCCAGCTGCAAGGTAGATGCCGCTGCTGATCGCTAATGCGATATCGCTCCCTGCACTTGAAAAGAGACTTTCTTTTTCGCTGGCATACTCGCTTGATGCTGCATTCACCCCGGCGTAGTGGTGTAAGAAAAGGAGGGCAAGCTTTGAAATTTGAAGGTTAAGGGCGTAGTTGTTGAACTGAGATGATGTGTCTAGACTCGAATGGATGTATGGGTTGTATCCTGGGATTGACTCAAAGCCAAAAAGAGCTGGAACACCACGATCAGACCACGATTTATGGTCTGAGGTTCCTCGGCTGAGCACGGCAAAGGAGTATGCTCCATCGAGATAGTTTTTGATGAGATTAACTGCACTGCGACGCAGGTCTCGGGAGGTGTCGGTTTCAACAAGAAAGATGGTTGGATCTTCACCATTGGGGCCATACATAGTCATATCGATTTGCATGGCCCCGACGACAGCTTTTCCAGAACTTACGTAGTCATCAGCGATATCGCCACTCCCCCATAGGCCTACTTCTTCCGCAGCATAGGCTTGTAGCTCGATTGTCCTTGCAAAGCTAAGGTTAAGGCTATTGATAACCTGAATCATCTCTACCAGTATTGCTACTCCGCTAGCGTCGTCGTCAGCCCCAGGAGCGTCGCTATTATTTAAATTGTTGATGCTATCCAGGTGAGCACCGATCACTATAGTTTCCTCAGGGAGACTGGTTCCTGTGAGCCTGGCGATAACACTGTTTTGGCTCGTGATGTCATGTTCGTATGCTTCGATGGTAAATAGGCTGTTGGTATTGGCGGCGGTCATCAGGGACGATACTGTTTCACTGGCCACAGTGCCAGTAGTATGAAACCGTGTGCCTAGGTTCACTAGGGTTTCGATATGACTTAAAATCCGATCTTGATCGATACTTTCAAGGCTGCTTAGAGGTGCGTCTAAAGTAGCTAGGGAACTGTAAACCGGTGCGATCTCGTTGTCAGCCTGAGTTAGTTGGCGGTTCAGGGGAAATGTTTCGATAAGCCCACACTGTCCCCCTAATTGATGGATGGCGGGCGCTAAGCTCGAAATCAATCTAAGGTCGGAAGAGCTAATGGCAGCGATATCGAAATAGAAGTCATAAGTCCTGCGAGCGAGAATACGTTCCGAAGGTACCAAGTCGAGAAGATTGCTATGACTCGGGAACTTGATAACAGAGATCAATTGATCCTGCTGTCTTAGAGTTTGTTGGCTGACAAAGAGCTGAGTCTGTGCGTCCTTCCATATCAGGCGGCCATTGGCTTGTGTCTCGAAACTAAAGGATGGATCCATTCCCATAGCTGGTAGCGCGACTATGAAGATTATCAATAGATAACTTGGGCATCTCATCAGGGCAGGTCCGAAATAGTAAAACTAGAATCTGGCCAATCGTCTTGGCCATTCCAGTCATCAGGGATGTAAGTACTATCACCTATAGGATCTGTTGAGTCTGATTTTTGTCCGCACTGCCATTGAGCAAGCAATATGCAAGTGCTGATCACAACTAAGCCGCTGAACGGAATCTTTCTTTGGGTCATGAGTAGCCTCTTGGTATTTTCAAAAGAATAACCTTTCCAGGGGAAAAGGTCTAGGTGCCCCACGGGCGTTTTAAAATAGATTTTCCATGACAATCAATGGCTTGAGGCTTTGCCAATAAGTGGGAATCATAGCGCTTTGGATTTTCACAACGGCCTTATGGTGCTCAGTTAAGTTAAATAATAACAGTATCTTAACCTTGATTCTCGGCTCTTGCTGCCCAGCCTCATTAAAATTCTAGATTTTAGGTAAATTTTGAAGGGATCTCTCCGAATGAGGATTCATGACTTTGAGGAGAGCGATACAATGTCTGCCAAGCCACTTATCTGGATCATCGACGACCAGCCAGAGTTCCTTAACAATCTAGAGCTTGCCTTTAAGATTTTTTATGAGGTCAAGTCGTTTGTAACCAGCGAAGCTCTCCTAGCAGAGATCAGTAAGCCTGATGTCCAGTATCCACAGCTTCTCGTAAGTGATCTGGTCTTAGAGAATGATACGCTTCTCATTCACCTCCTCGAACGGGAGGATATGCAGAATTTTCTTAAAAGAAGCCAGATACTGGTTCTATCTGGGAATCCCAGTCAGGAGGTGATTACACGCTTACTGGAGCTTGGAGTGATCGACTTCATTAGTAAACCAGCAAATATCGATGAACTGATCGTGAAGATTAATCGAGCGATTGCCAAGCCTAAGCAAGATAATGGGTTGGTCTCCTATCACAGTGAGATATCCACTGACCCTACCAACCGCATTGTTCATTGTGAGGGGCGGTCAGCCGAGGAGCTAACGGGTCGAGAGTTTCAAGTGCTCACTGCAATCTTAAGAGCAGGAGAAGACGGTCTCGGCAAGAAAGATTTGATCAAAGAGGTTTGGTCGGGCAAGGCCATCGATCCCAGTGCCCTATCGGTTCACCTCACATCCCTTCGTAAAAAGATCAAAGAAATCGGAGTGAATGTCACCTATAACCGTTCTACTGACACCTACTCGATCGCGATCGCAGATTCCATGAAACAGGTTTCGTAGCTGAGGTATGAAAGCCATTGACCTTGACCACGAGCATCAAATGGCCAGAGCCTGGCTCTCGTTTTTAGCCTTAAACCTTTGTCTTAATGCTAGCCTTCAGTATTTCTATGGCGACCTGGTTTTTTGTGGGATTCTTATCCTTTTTTGCTTGGCTTGTATTGGTATAAGTTTTTTGAAGGGGCCCTTGTTAGAGTTTCGAGCCTACTATACTTGGACTCATGTGGTCTATCTATCGACAGGTTTTTTTTCTGGGGCTTGGTCGGGTGCTATCTTTTTCCATCTAATGCCCTTGATAGCTCTTAAACTTTTTCCCGTTGCCCGTCGTCGACAAAGGAACAAACTAGCAATTTTCGGCAGTATCGCTCTCGTATCCCATTTTACCTTCTTAATGGGGCAAGGGGCTACCTTTCACATCTATGACATCATCCTACATTTTATTCTTTTTTTGGGAGAGATATTCGGATTGATTTGGGTTTGGGCCAAGCAAAAGAGTGCCGAAATTCAGCGGCTTACTGCCAAAGATCAAAGGTCAAAGTCACTACAGGTCTTGCTTGGAGTTTTCTGTCACGACCTTTCCACACCTATGATGGCTATCAGTCTTATCTGTTTTCAAAAGCGGCATAGCCCGATTCTTTCCGAGGAGGAAAAAGGTGCGTGGAATGAAGTTCATCACTTGATCGAACGAGAACGCTATCTCATAGAGAATATCAGGAAGGTAGAAAAGATCGCGTCTGGAGTTTCGGAAACGATGGATCTCAACTGCGTTTTCCCCGAAGACCTTTTTGAGAAAATCGAGGATATTTTTGGCGAGCGATTGCAAGGCAAGGACATCTCTTTCAAGTTCTTGAAGGAGTCTGAGGATAGCGACCCATTGGGTTTTCTTGCCGATGAAAATATCCTGATCTACAACATCATCACCAATCTCATGACTAATGCCATCAAGTTTTCCGACCGTGGAGGTACAATCACTTTAGGTGCCTACCGGCAAGGGAATTCCGTATCTGTCTATGTAGAGGATCAAGGCGTTGGCATGAGTCAGGAACATGTAGCCAATCTGCTTGAAGGTAACATCCTGCGAAGTACCCAACGAGGAACAGAAAATGAAAAAGGGACCGGCCTTGGGATCAAGATTGTCAAAAACTTTGTGGAAGTCCTAGGCGGAACATTAGCGATATCGTCTCGGCTCAAAGGTGATGACCCTGAAAATCATGGAACTCGGTTTGTCGTGTCATTTGTGGAAGCCCCTGCCCAGGAGGCGACACATGTTGCATAGCCAGTCTCTCAAGGAACTGCATCGACAAGTTGATCTCTTTGCGCAAGATCAACGCTATAAATCCTGGTTTTGCAAGACAGTCAACCATGTTTTCGTGAACCCACTTGCGGCTGGGGTTATTGGAATTTTTGCCTTAGTTTATGGTGCCCTGAGACTCTCTGCGCCCAATGGACTGCCGTCTCTGATACCCATGGGATTAGTATTTCTAAGTTTGATACCGCCCTATACGAAGCTGGGGCGAGGCTTTATCGGAGTGCTGCCCTTCTCATATTTCTCCGTGCAGCGCTTTATCCTCATGGCTGGTTTTGCCTTCGATTTGATCTATTACACACCTAACGCCCTCTCGCATACGATCACGCCACCTTTATGTATTTCACTCATCTGGTCTACGGGGCTTTCTCATAGCTGGGCACGGGCCATCGAGCGAAATAGTTTAGAAACCGCGTTCTTTGCTACGGTTTATGGCTACACCTATCAATTCATAGCAATGGATTTTGGAGTTTTAGCACTAACCTTATTTTTTGGCCTAGGATTGAGCTTTCTCCTGCAATTTGGGTTTAAGCTTGGCTTCTATGTGATGCATCACCAGGACTCGCAAGCGTCTAGAGATCCGAATCGGGTAAAAAGCCTAGAGGCTCTGATCCGTAGCCTAGCCCATAGTCTCGGTGGTTTCACGATGACTATAGATCTGATAGCATTTCGCAACTTGAATTCTCCCGATCTACCTCAGGAACTTAAAGAGGAATGGCAGGATATCCAGCGGAGCATACAGGAGCTGAACGCTGTTGTTCGTGATATCAGAACCATCCAAAAAATAAGTGCCGGCGAAAGTGAGGTTCAGAAGGAGCATGTTTCGCTTCACGAGGTTTTCGAAGATCTTTATGAATTATTCAGCCCCAGAGCCTTGCGTAAAAATCTGAGTATTCACTCGAATATATCGTCTGCAAGTAACTCCTGGGTTTGGGCCAATAAGCAGGTCTTAGTGGAAAACATCTGTTCTGCATTGATTGCGAAGTTGATCGAGAGATCGCGGGAATGGGATAACCTTATTATAAATGCTTACAATAGTGAAAGTGAGTCTGCCCTGTGCTTGACCACTGAAGAGTGTGCTCCCGATGATTCAGGAATCAAGGCCTTCTTACAAGAGGACGTAGAGCGCCCTGGTCTCGAAAACACCGGAGGAATTCTTTATCTATCGATCGTAGATATTTTTGCGAGGCAGGTGGGAGGGCACTTCTTTGTCATCTCTCCCCAAGACGGCAGTCGGACTTTTGCTTATGTTTTGATCTTCCAAAATATAAATCAAATCGAACTGAAGAAACTGAAGCGTCAAGCTTCATGAAAGGATACGACGATGAAACAATCGGGACTTTACTTAATGTCGTTGACTTTAGCGGGTTGTGGATTTGATACTGATCAGTTCATTAATATCGAGATGTATGGAGTCTATACATCCCCGACCGATGCTGCCGGAGATACAACTCCACAGAGTTTGGAAGTTGAACTGACTAGCGTGGCTCTTTTAAATGCTTCGGGCAACGAGCAAACAGTTCTCTACAGTGGCGACCCGGTCGAGCTTACAGTCGTCGATCGATCCCAGTTGATTTACCAGAAAGACCTAGCTGACTATCAGGATTCTACGTTTATCCAGACTATTGTCACCTTTAATACAAGTTACATCGCTAACGTCAAAGATTTAGACCCTGTCACGGACGAGCTTAGTACCGGGACAGTCGTGTCAGAAGATTCGTTTGTGGTTGAAACGGGTAAGAGTGTCACCTTCTCGCTCAAGGTTTCTTGGCAGAATACGGTGCTCGGAACAGAAGTGGTGACGGACCCTACCTTTGAATTGGTTCTCGAATAGGCTTTTTGGATGGAGGGATTGTTAGATTCTGCTACTATGAGCCGTGTATCGATTAATCTGGTGTTGGTGACTCATGGAAAAGCAGAATCTCATTGTTCTTTACGGTGGCAGATCCACCGAGCACGAAGTTTCTTGTCGGAGTGCTAAGTTTGTTTTGGACCATTTAGATACGTCAAAATATGAATTAACACCGATCGCGATCACAAAAGATGGGCGGTGGTGCTTGCAGGATATTGAGACCTTACGTAGCTGTACCGAAGCAGTCTTGCCGATCGATGAGGCAGGGCCAGATTTTGAACAGCTTAGTCTCCATCATGGAGCTAATGTAGATAAACCCGTGGTTGTGTTCCCTATACTTCATGGGACCTTCGGCGAAGATGGCTGCACCCAAGGGTTTCTGGAACTAAAATCCTTTGCCTATGTTGGTCCGGGGGTACTAGGCTCAGCCTTAGCCATGGATAAGATTATTGCCAAAAAGCTCGTGGAGCTAGCCGGGGTGACGGTAGTTCCGTACGTAGATTTTCACCTTTCAGACTGGAAGGTTTCATCCGCCGAACTCCTGGCTACCATCGAAAAAACCTTGCGATATCCGCTGTACGTAAAGCCTTGTAATTTGGGTAGCTCAGTTGGTATCACGAAGGTTAAGGCCCCAGACCAGTTGAAAGCTGCTATCGAAGAAGCCTTGACCTTTGATGATAAGGTTCTAGTTGAAACTGGCATTGACGCACGGGAAATCGAGTTCGCGGTACTTGGCGGACAGGAGCCAAAGGTCAGTGGAGCGGGGGAAGTAGTGGCCAAGAAAGACTTCTATACCTACGCTTCAAAGTATGAGGACAAGGATAGTTCTGACATTCTGATTCCTGCTCCTCTAGCGTCCGAGCTGGTCAAACAAGGTCAGGAGATCGTGGTGAAGGTGTTTAAAGCATTGAACCTGTACGGACTGGCGCGGATAGACTTATTCCTTGATAAGGCATCTAACGAGCTTTACTTCAATGAGGCTAATACCTTACCTGGGTTTACTAGCATCTCTCAGTATCCTTTGCTTTGGAAG
Coding sequences within it:
- a CDS encoding response regulator transcription factor; the encoded protein is MSAKPLIWIIDDQPEFLNNLELAFKIFYEVKSFVTSEALLAEISKPDVQYPQLLVSDLVLENDTLLIHLLEREDMQNFLKRSQILVLSGNPSQEVITRLLELGVIDFISKPANIDELIVKINRAIAKPKQDNGLVSYHSEISTDPTNRIVHCEGRSAEELTGREFQVLTAILRAGEDGLGKKDLIKEVWSGKAIDPSALSVHLTSLRKKIKEIGVNVTYNRSTDTYSIAIADSMKQVS
- a CDS encoding M20/M25/M40 family metallo-hydrolase, producing MGMDPSFSFETQANGRLIWKDAQTQLFVSQQTLRQQDQLISVIKFPSHSNLLDLVPSERILARRTYDFYFDIAAISSSDLRLISSLAPAIHQLGGQCGLIETFPLNRQLTQADNEIAPVYSSLATLDAPLSSLESIDQDRILSHIETLVNLGTRFHTTGTVASETVSSLMTAANTNSLFTIEAYEHDITSQNSVIARLTGTSLPEETIVIGAHLDSINNLNNSDAPGADDDASGVAILVEMIQVINSLNLSFARTIELQAYAAEEVGLWGSGDIADDYVSSGKAVVGAMQIDMTMYGPNGEDPTIFLVETDTSRDLRRSAVNLIKNYLDGAYSFAVLSRGTSDHKSWSDRGVPALFGFESIPGYNPYIHSSLDTSSQFNNYALNLQISKLALLFLHHYAGVNAASSEYASEKESLFSSAGSDIALAISSGIYLAAGTSTDVATVELCQIDEATQSDCSQERLLLEQFLDRGTRRIFYGEQALDLAAGQKWRVWAYDQGDDLLQKRDIVLSDP
- a CDS encoding D-alanine--D-alanine ligase family protein, with product MEKQNLIVLYGGRSTEHEVSCRSAKFVLDHLDTSKYELTPIAITKDGRWCLQDIETLRSCTEAVLPIDEAGPDFEQLSLHHGANVDKPVVVFPILHGTFGEDGCTQGFLELKSFAYVGPGVLGSALAMDKIIAKKLVELAGVTVVPYVDFHLSDWKVSSAELLATIEKTLRYPLYVKPCNLGSSVGITKVKAPDQLKAAIEEALTFDDKVLVETGIDAREIEFAVLGGQEPKVSGAGEVVAKKDFYTYASKYEDKDSSDILIPAPLASELVKQGQEIVVKVFKALNLYGLARIDLFLDKASNELYFNEANTLPGFTSISQYPLLWKEAGIDGSKLLDELIQLALDRWSRQQALKRSYS
- a CDS encoding sensor histidine kinase, producing the protein MKAIDLDHEHQMARAWLSFLALNLCLNASLQYFYGDLVFCGILILFCLACIGISFLKGPLLEFRAYYTWTHVVYLSTGFFSGAWSGAIFFHLMPLIALKLFPVARRRQRNKLAIFGSIALVSHFTFLMGQGATFHIYDIILHFILFLGEIFGLIWVWAKQKSAEIQRLTAKDQRSKSLQVLLGVFCHDLSTPMMAISLICFQKRHSPILSEEEKGAWNEVHHLIERERYLIENIRKVEKIASGVSETMDLNCVFPEDLFEKIEDIFGERLQGKDISFKFLKESEDSDPLGFLADENILIYNIITNLMTNAIKFSDRGGTITLGAYRQGNSVSVYVEDQGVGMSQEHVANLLEGNILRSTQRGTENEKGTGLGIKIVKNFVEVLGGTLAISSRLKGDDPENHGTRFVVSFVEAPAQEATHVA
- a CDS encoding sensor histidine kinase, coding for MLHSQSLKELHRQVDLFAQDQRYKSWFCKTVNHVFVNPLAAGVIGIFALVYGALRLSAPNGLPSLIPMGLVFLSLIPPYTKLGRGFIGVLPFSYFSVQRFILMAGFAFDLIYYTPNALSHTITPPLCISLIWSTGLSHSWARAIERNSLETAFFATVYGYTYQFIAMDFGVLALTLFFGLGLSFLLQFGFKLGFYVMHHQDSQASRDPNRVKSLEALIRSLAHSLGGFTMTIDLIAFRNLNSPDLPQELKEEWQDIQRSIQELNAVVRDIRTIQKISAGESEVQKEHVSLHEVFEDLYELFSPRALRKNLSIHSNISSASNSWVWANKQVLVENICSALIAKLIERSREWDNLIINAYNSESESALCLTTEECAPDDSGIKAFLQEDVERPGLENTGGILYLSIVDIFARQVGGHFFVISPQDGSRTFAYVLIFQNINQIELKKLKRQAS